A single genomic interval of Nocardioides nitrophenolicus harbors:
- a CDS encoding 2-oxoacid:acceptor oxidoreductase family protein, producing MTTPTPEHALMITGIGGQGVQLLAKTLAQALTAQGRYAMLGAEYGGEMRGGPTQATVVVGDAPLRALPIVPRAEAAILMHDRYSENTLARLVPGGLCLVNSSVAPDGFAAERDPVRVPATALAREAGVAQAGSFVMLGAYAALTGVATRDQLVTAMTGLLPPYRRQHAEGNARALDLGISQVSPIPTGAPS from the coding sequence ATGACGACCCCCACCCCGGAGCACGCGCTGATGATCACCGGCATCGGCGGCCAAGGCGTCCAGCTGCTGGCCAAGACGCTCGCCCAGGCGCTCACCGCCCAGGGCCGCTACGCGATGCTCGGCGCCGAGTACGGCGGCGAGATGCGCGGCGGACCGACCCAGGCCACCGTCGTGGTCGGCGACGCCCCCCTGCGGGCGCTGCCGATCGTGCCCCGCGCCGAGGCGGCGATCCTCATGCACGACCGCTACAGCGAGAACACCCTGGCCCGGCTGGTCCCCGGCGGGCTGTGCCTGGTCAACTCCTCGGTCGCCCCCGACGGGTTCGCCGCCGAGCGCGACCCGGTCCGGGTCCCGGCCACCGCGCTGGCCCGCGAGGCCGGCGTCGCCCAGGCCGGCAGCTTCGTCATGCTCGGCGCCTACGCCGCGCTCACCGGCGTGGCGACCCGCGACCAGCTGGTCACCGCGATGACCGGCCTGCTGCCGCCGTACCGGCGCCAGCACGCGGAGGGCAACGCCCGCGCCCTCGACCTCGGCATCAGCCAGGTCTCCCCCATCCCCACAGGAGCCCCTTCGTGA
- a CDS encoding ABC transporter ATP-binding protein, which produces MTRLDLDGLTVRYGGALAVDGLSLSVPAGQVTALVGPNGAGKSSAVLGACGTVRASGEVRLGGERIDGWSPGRRTRGGLALVPQGRQLFSRLTVRENLLIGADQLRLPARSVTAAEERFPILGERRGSLAGVLSGGEQQMLAVARALMGSPQVLLLDELVTGLAPLIVQQLATTVRELADAGLAVLVAAPDLVGLREVVDRGYVMVRGRAVAEVDGGHRPLQAAYERSLGLVAPG; this is translated from the coding sequence ATGACCCGGCTCGACCTCGACGGCCTCACCGTGCGGTACGGCGGCGCGCTCGCCGTCGACGGCCTCTCCCTCTCCGTCCCGGCCGGCCAGGTCACCGCGCTGGTCGGCCCGAACGGCGCCGGAAAGAGCAGTGCCGTGCTCGGGGCGTGCGGCACCGTGCGCGCGAGCGGAGAGGTGCGGCTGGGCGGCGAGCGGATCGACGGCTGGTCCCCCGGCCGTCGTACCCGGGGCGGGCTGGCGCTGGTCCCGCAGGGCCGCCAGCTGTTCTCCCGGCTCACCGTGCGCGAGAACCTGCTGATCGGCGCCGACCAGCTGCGGCTGCCGGCCCGCTCGGTCACTGCCGCCGAGGAGCGCTTCCCCATCCTCGGCGAGCGCCGCGGCAGCCTCGCCGGCGTGCTGAGTGGCGGCGAGCAGCAGATGCTCGCGGTGGCCCGGGCGCTGATGGGCTCGCCCCAGGTGCTGCTCCTCGACGAGCTGGTGACCGGCCTGGCGCCGCTCATCGTCCAGCAGCTCGCGACCACCGTGCGCGAGCTGGCCGACGCGGGCCTCGCCGTCCTGGTGGCGGCCCCGGACCTGGTGGGCCTGCGCGAGGTCGTGGACCGCGGCTACGTGATGGTGCGCGGCCGCGCGGTCGCCGAGGTGGACGGTGGGCACCGGCCGCTGCAGGCGGCGTACGAGCGCTCCCTGGGCCTGGTCGCTCCGGGCTGA
- a CDS encoding ABC transporter ATP-binding protein — protein MTTDDLLLSGTGLRKSYGGVHAVSDVALRLRAGEVLGLIGPNGAGKTTLVDLVTGAQDADGGELLVRGEPLRGGAAARAAQGLARTFQHPQLAHDLTVADNLLLGAFAARHRGLVPLLTGLVRGILRPRSAADRALAERLAEEVGLAGLDRTAGDLTLGEQRLVEVGRALGADPCVLLLDEPFAGADAHGVAGITRVIELLRGRGHGVILVDHNVDLVTGLADRVLLMERGRLAFEGSPRECLASPEMQRVYFGTTPEGVPS, from the coding sequence ATGACGACCGACGACCTGCTGCTGAGCGGCACCGGCCTGCGCAAGAGCTACGGCGGCGTGCACGCCGTGAGCGACGTCGCACTGCGGCTGCGGGCCGGCGAGGTGCTCGGCCTGATCGGTCCGAACGGCGCCGGGAAGACCACCCTGGTCGACCTGGTCACCGGCGCCCAGGACGCCGACGGCGGGGAGCTGCTGGTCCGCGGCGAGCCGCTGCGCGGCGGCGCCGCCGCGCGGGCGGCGCAGGGGCTGGCCCGGACCTTCCAGCATCCGCAGCTCGCGCACGACCTCACCGTCGCCGACAACCTGCTGCTCGGCGCCTTCGCCGCCCGGCACCGCGGCCTGGTCCCCCTGCTCACCGGCCTGGTCCGCGGCATCCTCCGGCCGCGGTCCGCGGCCGACCGCGCGTTGGCCGAGCGGCTCGCCGAGGAGGTCGGCCTGGCCGGCCTGGACCGCACGGCGGGCGACCTCACCCTCGGTGAGCAGCGGCTGGTCGAGGTGGGTCGCGCCCTCGGCGCCGATCCCTGCGTGCTGCTCCTCGACGAGCCGTTCGCCGGGGCCGACGCCCACGGCGTCGCCGGCATCACCCGGGTGATCGAGCTGCTCCGCGGCCGCGGCCACGGCGTGATCCTGGTCGACCACAACGTCGACCTGGTCACCGGCCTGGCCGACCGCGTGCTGCTCATGGAGCGCGGCCGGCTGGCCTTCGAGGGCAGTCCGCGGGAGTGCCTCGCCAGCCCGGAGATGCAGCGCGTCTACTTCGGCACCACACCGGAAGGGGTTCCCTCATGA